A region of bacterium DNA encodes the following proteins:
- a CDS encoding TolC family protein, which translates to MNRFYKSVLLLTFFFGSLSVRAADTLTVQDVMQRALQNHPAVQRALEDVTAAEARVGQSRSALYPTVDGVANYARIGPVPSIPFGSAVFELAPADNYDLHITGRYNLYDFKRTATQVDLSRSRVAVTADAVDAARSTLAYQAARAFYGVVYFQQALAVQDQQIAALNEHHDIAQKRVQTGVATNLDVLTTDVRVAAAQNQRVDLQNMLDKQITVLRELLGLPPQAPVTLRGTLEHTPVTVNEDSLMSVAYRQRTDLQIARDAEASARMQQRVTSLSDLPALNAFAQYGFKNGYEPHLHEWVSNWAVGGQLAVPVFSGKRKEFHKQEADANLRSQQENTRNIQRQIQSDIGRAVVDVKAAQSKIDIAAVGIERARAAIAVARSAYQYGTITNVDLLDAETSLAQANLIQLQALYSYELARYNLEQAIGVKVWEPAGQ; encoded by the coding sequence ATGAATCGCTTCTATAAGTCTGTTCTCCTTCTGACATTTTTCTTCGGCTCGCTGAGCGTCCGCGCCGCCGACACTCTCACCGTGCAGGACGTCATGCAGCGCGCCCTGCAAAACCATCCGGCTGTGCAGCGTGCCCTTGAAGATGTCACCGCTGCCGAGGCCCGCGTTGGACAAAGCCGCAGCGCGCTCTATCCTACGGTGGATGGTGTTGCAAATTACGCCCGCATCGGTCCGGTGCCCTCCATTCCTTTCGGCAGTGCGGTCTTTGAGCTGGCCCCTGCCGACAATTACGATCTGCACATCACCGGACGCTACAACCTCTACGATTTCAAGCGCACAGCGACGCAGGTCGATCTGAGCCGCAGTCGTGTCGCGGTCACCGCCGACGCGGTCGATGCCGCTCGCAGCACTCTGGCTTATCAGGCGGCGCGCGCCTTCTATGGCGTCGTCTACTTTCAGCAGGCCCTTGCCGTGCAGGATCAGCAGATTGCCGCATTGAATGAGCATCATGACATCGCGCAGAAGCGCGTGCAAACCGGCGTCGCCACCAACCTCGACGTCTTAACCACCGATGTTCGTGTCGCCGCCGCACAAAATCAGCGGGTGGACTTACAGAACATGCTGGACAAGCAGATCACCGTTTTGCGCGAACTGCTCGGTCTTCCACCGCAAGCTCCCGTTACACTTCGCGGCACTCTGGAGCACACTCCGGTCACGGTCAACGAGGATTCCCTCATGTCCGTCGCCTATCGCCAGCGCACCGATCTGCAGATCGCGCGTGATGCCGAAGCTTCCGCGCGTATGCAGCAGCGTGTCACTTCCCTTTCCGATCTGCCCGCGCTCAATGCCTTCGCGCAATATGGCTTCAAGAATGGTTATGAGCCGCATTTGCATGAGTGGGTGAGCAACTGGGCCGTGGGCGGGCAGCTCGCCGTTCCGGTCTTCTCCGGCAAGCGCAAGGAATTCCACAAGCAGGAAGCCGACGCTAATCTGCGCTCGCAGCAGGAAAACACGCGCAACATCCAGCGCCAGATTCAGTCCGACATTGGCCGCGCCGTTGTGGACGTCAAGGCCGCGCAGAGCAAGATCGACATCGCTGCCGTCGGCATCGAACGCGCCCGCGCCGCCATTGCCGTCGCCCGTTCCGCCTATCAATATGGCACCATTACCAACGTCGACCTGCTCGATGCCGAGACCTCGCTGGCCCAAGCCAACCTCATCCAGTTGCAGGCGCTCTATTCTTATGAACTCGCCCGCTATAACCTCGAGCAGGCCATCGGCGTCAAAGTATGGGAACCCGCCGGACAATAA
- a CDS encoding M6 family metalloprotease domain-containing protein, which translates to MKPCTTALTVLLLFCLTSVLPVSAMPPHPDLLQKIRSHEVAAPYYLQHYQQIQSRGVESPTRRPLVDMLRQRSLDEDINMIAILVDFSDHGAHTDPVGFDSLLFGANTGTLRNYYSQVSYGNLTLVTLNMPSALEWQRAPHTYSYYVDGQNGFGSYPQNAQRLAEDAVNLVDPLVDFSQYDNDGDGHVDALFIIHTGPGAERTGRGSDIWSHKWQMQNPPQVDGVTADVYSMEPEYWDVPGDMTCGVYAHEMGHSVFGLPDLYDYDYDSEGVGNWSLMAGGSWNGGMGSLPSHPDAWSRIRMGFVNATNLTSNVTRMAIPSVEATPQIFRMWTDGQQGSEYFLVENRQQEGYDRGLPSGGLMIWHVDDQQYGNDHQWYPGYTDQGHYHVALEQADGFWNLEHNAGRGDAGDPYPGALENHIFNVNSAPSSEAYDLSDSHVSVRHISASADTMYAGFYVSSSPDGNPAFVWMPDTSVVAGSDIVIPVGVENDLNGRNVTSLQFTVHFDSTLFSAVAPYVIRGGLVPQSWNLTATPASGSLTVNASGSAPLSGNGTMLSLQLHAARAAQDNSCSALTFAGFTLNQGVPAVDTTNGRVYVMASRIVFTPVILDLDVARVGSTEVYDAFVIRNTGSADLVLDSLHIPGFITTDFHGPRTVGPNRWYPVRVQFAPTEPRLFEDTLIVYSSDYTSPNRMPVHGRGGVPALTASATSVNFDTVEIGQQGVRTLQLADSGYWPTAIQSLRLAAGLVFSVADSTRPATVPARGERTLSLVFAPTAGVWSDTLIITHDAGEPLRVVLHGVGAVLRTDDPNGTALPTAFGLSSNFPNPFNATTVLTYAVPRAAWVTLTVYDVLGREVDAPVKGMAQAGRYTIRWGCSECGSGIYFFVLSAGGVRLTQKAMLLR; encoded by the coding sequence GTGAAACCCTGCACTACCGCCTTGACGGTGCTCCTGCTGTTTTGCCTTACGTCTGTTTTGCCGGTGTCGGCTATGCCGCCGCATCCGGATCTGTTGCAGAAAATCCGGAGCCACGAAGTGGCCGCGCCGTACTACCTGCAGCACTATCAGCAAATTCAGTCCCGCGGGGTGGAATCCCCGACGCGCCGTCCGCTGGTGGATATGCTGCGTCAGCGTTCCCTCGACGAGGATATTAATATGATCGCGATCCTCGTGGATTTCAGCGATCATGGCGCGCATACGGATCCGGTCGGTTTCGACAGCCTGTTGTTTGGAGCGAACACGGGAACGCTGCGCAACTATTATTCGCAGGTCTCCTACGGCAACCTGACGCTGGTGACCCTCAACATGCCCAGCGCGCTGGAATGGCAGCGGGCGCCGCACACCTACAGCTATTACGTGGATGGACAGAACGGATTCGGAAGTTATCCGCAGAACGCGCAACGGCTGGCGGAAGACGCCGTGAACCTCGTGGATCCGCTGGTGGATTTTTCGCAATATGACAATGACGGCGACGGCCATGTGGACGCGCTGTTCATCATTCACACCGGACCGGGCGCAGAGCGGACGGGCCGCGGATCGGATATTTGGTCCCACAAGTGGCAGATGCAGAATCCGCCGCAGGTGGATGGCGTAACGGCGGATGTCTACTCGATGGAGCCGGAGTACTGGGATGTGCCCGGCGATATGACGTGCGGCGTGTACGCGCACGAGATGGGGCATTCGGTGTTTGGATTGCCCGACCTGTACGATTATGACTATGATTCGGAAGGCGTGGGTAATTGGAGCCTGATGGCGGGTGGGTCGTGGAACGGCGGGATGGGCAGCCTGCCGTCCCATCCCGACGCTTGGAGCCGGATCCGCATGGGATTTGTGAACGCGACGAACCTGACATCGAACGTGACTCGCATGGCGATTCCGTCCGTGGAGGCGACGCCGCAGATTTTCCGGATGTGGACGGACGGCCAGCAGGGCAGCGAGTATTTTCTGGTGGAGAACCGGCAGCAGGAAGGCTATGACCGGGGATTGCCGTCCGGCGGCCTGATGATCTGGCACGTGGATGATCAACAGTACGGGAACGACCATCAGTGGTATCCCGGCTATACGGACCAGGGGCATTACCACGTGGCGCTGGAGCAGGCGGACGGCTTCTGGAATCTTGAACACAATGCGGGCCGGGGCGACGCGGGTGATCCGTATCCGGGCGCGCTGGAAAATCATATTTTCAACGTGAACAGCGCACCCAGCAGCGAAGCGTACGATTTGTCGGACTCGCATGTTTCGGTGCGGCACATCAGCGCCTCGGCGGACACGATGTACGCGGGATTTTATGTGAGTTCATCTCCTGACGGCAACCCGGCGTTTGTGTGGATGCCGGACACATCCGTGGTTGCAGGTTCGGACATAGTGATTCCGGTGGGCGTGGAAAATGATCTGAACGGCCGCAACGTGACGTCGCTGCAGTTTACGGTGCACTTCGATTCGACGCTCTTCAGCGCCGTTGCGCCATACGTGATCCGGGGCGGACTGGTGCCGCAATCCTGGAACCTAACGGCGACACCCGCGAGCGGCTCGCTGACGGTGAATGCCTCGGGCAGTGCGCCCCTCAGCGGAAACGGCACGATGCTGTCTTTGCAGCTCCACGCGGCACGGGCGGCGCAGGATAATTCTTGCAGCGCGCTGACGTTTGCCGGATTCACGCTGAATCAAGGGGTGCCTGCGGTAGACACCACCAACGGACGTGTGTACGTGATGGCGTCCCGGATTGTCTTTACGCCGGTGATCCTCGACCTGGACGTGGCGCGCGTAGGCTCGACGGAGGTTTACGATGCGTTCGTGATTCGGAACACCGGCAGCGCGGATCTGGTGCTGGATTCCCTGCATATTCCGGGTTTCATCACGACGGATTTTCACGGGCCGCGAACGGTGGGACCTAACCGCTGGTACCCGGTGCGCGTGCAGTTTGCGCCGACGGAACCGCGGCTGTTCGAGGATACGCTGATTGTTTACAGCAGTGATTACACCAGTCCGAACCGGATGCCGGTGCATGGGCGGGGTGGAGTGCCTGCACTGACGGCATCGGCGACGAGCGTGAATTTCGATACGGTGGAGATCGGTCAGCAGGGAGTACGAACTCTTCAGCTTGCCGACAGCGGATACTGGCCGACGGCGATTCAGAGCCTGCGGCTGGCGGCGGGTTTGGTGTTCTCCGTGGCGGACAGCACGCGTCCGGCGACAGTGCCTGCGCGCGGTGAACGGACGTTGTCTCTGGTGTTTGCGCCGACCGCCGGCGTGTGGAGCGACACACTGATTATCACGCATGATGCGGGTGAGCCGCTGCGCGTAGTGCTGCATGGAGTGGGAGCGGTCCTCCGGACCGACGATCCGAATGGAACGGCGCTGCCGACGGCGTTCGGTTTGTCGTCGAACTTCCCGAACCCGTTCAACGCCACGACGGTGTTGACGTATGCCGTGCCGCGCGCCGCGTGGGTTACGCTGACGGTGTACGATGTGCTGGGCCGGGAGGTGGATGCGCCGGTGAAGGGAATGGCACAGGCAGGTCGGTACACAATCCGCTGGGGCTGCTCCGAATGCGGCAGCGGAATCTACTTCTTCGTGTTGTCCGCCGGCGGTGTGCGGCTGACGCAGAAGGCGATGCTGCTGCGCTGA